The following coding sequences lie in one Tissierellales bacterium genomic window:
- a CDS encoding BMC domain-containing protein, with amino-acid sequence MARYEAIGLIETFGLVFALEAADAMCKASNVELVGYENVASGYISVLVRGDVGACKTAVEAGVAAVNGMEGGNLYSSVVIPRPHEDLEKIIKRYAIENLIPTQEG; translated from the coding sequence ATGGCTAGATATGAAGCTATAGGATTAATAGAAACATTTGGTTTAGTATTTGCATTAGAAGCTGCAGATGCTATGTGTAAAGCATCAAATGTAGAACTAGTGGGATATGAAAATGTTGCATCTGGTTATATTTCTGTGTTAGTACGTGGGGATGTTGGAGCTTGTAAAACAGCGGTAGAAGCTGGGGTTGCAGCAGTTAATGGAATGGAAGGTGGCAATTTATACAGTTCAGTTGTCATTCCAAGACCACATGAAGACTTAGAAAAAATCATAAAGCGTTATGCTATAGAAAACTTAATACCAACTCAAGAAGGTTAA
- a CDS encoding BMC domain-containing protein: MRYYGNEALGLIETVGLVPALEAADKMLKAANVELISYENIGSTLVTIMVKGDVGAVKSAVEAGAAAAAAIGTLTASNVMPRPISEVGDIVSVHDIDL, from the coding sequence GTGAGATATTACGGAAATGAGGCATTAGGTCTTATAGAAACTGTTGGTTTGGTTCCAGCATTAGAGGCAGCGGATAAAATGTTAAAAGCAGCCAATGTAGAATTGATTTCATATGAAAATATAGGGTCGACACTTGTAACTATTATGGTGAAAGGTGATGTTGGAGCAGTAAAGTCAGCAGTTGAAGCTGGAGCAGCAGCAGCGGCTGCGATAGGAACATTGACAGCTAGCAATGTTATGCCACGACCTATTAGTGAAGTTGGAGATATAGTTTCAGTTCACGATATTGATTTGTAG